One Purpureocillium takamizusanense chromosome 1, complete sequence genomic window carries:
- the PAT1 gene encoding DNA topoisomerase 2-associated protein pat1 (COG:S~EggNog:ENOG503NVWW~BUSCO:EOG09260S3L), which yields MSFFGFDTSGQGHNTAAPGFSQAHDPFAGLSGRDDIGDDALEFEDTYDGLGDQLDETDDVFNDDTFGGDTGPTGKVGKDFDFFGQTAKVADAIEEEHVRYHRQQPITRSNVQQAQPAMQPTSYYGQPQTQRPARSGYEKYRDNEPMPDLHVDQSIWGIGPSKPATAQPTAPQAQAGRKIMSLEEVEAAMRAQSKPAQPQASFTEPSSYPPVAAGYPAPQQQFQQQQQHQQQHAQPHLGHGHPVTILQRPQAHQHAKLPTTSEKLPTPQPQPQPQHAQRQPAPTQPMQILQNPNRISTDAARMGVHGHQPSRSQGSLQGIQQALHAHPHLMQMSEDEKVAFLDQETKRAKRNHKIWLLSKDNGLMTPQDKNFITRIQLQQLVSATGNVEQGGDALSEDFYYQVYSHIRAGQRQNPSQPLSNFAQTYLFQTGSRHGMRRHGRPAENHIQRMEQQVQRAVEAAKNKPKNPQLVIAGSLGKISFSNAKTPKPLLNIKRTESESTRPSNGKKSPPQSGLDRKSILRNVEKVYETLMKIEDHVRLLPPPLTGQPDPVLEEKHKEWSAILDAYNAKLWNELKVHEPIGATVLHPFIAFLSCAKGKKAIPRIFPHLSFEQRTTILTMIVYHLDQLDVVDGAAVDNGEHLNSRMRENIELFISTVMPSLMQYFNDTGLDIVDGLLNLLATKLNIDLIARTRIGVSMLTLILSRAVLLKQTGAGSPEQWEKWDQTFEILFSKLEPSLPYMFPGSVNAGVDVYVWQLLAAMGVTATHDQQTRLVLAVKDRVLDTVSLAKTLPPAMAAERLGSVNLFMRSIGLDVELLQ from the exons ATGTCGTTTTTTGGGTTCGACACCAGTGGCCAAGGTCACAACACCGCGGCCCCGGGCTTCTCCCAGGCCCATGATCCGTTTGCTGGACTCTctggccgcgacgacatcggcgacgacgccctcgagtTCGAAGATACATACGATGGGCTCGGCGACCAGCTCGACGAAACCGACGATGTCTTCAATGATGATACTTTTGGCGGCGACACCGGCCCCACCGGCAAGGTTGGCAAGGACTTTGACTTCTTTGGCCAGAcggccaaggtcgccgaTGCCATCGAGGAGGAACATGTTCGCTaccaccgccagcagcccaTAACTAGGTCCAACGTCCAGCAGGCCCAGCCCGCCATGCAGCCGACGTCCTACTATGGCCAGCCTCAGACACAGCGTCCCGCCCGATCGGGTTACGAAAAATACCGCGACAACGAGCCCATGCCTGACTTGCACGTCGATCAGAGCATCTGGGGCATCGGCCCATCCAAACCCGCCACGGCACAGCCCACCGCTCCTCAGGCCCAGGCTGGGAGGAAGATCATGAGTCTGGAGgaagtcgaggccgccatgcGCGCTCAATCGAAACCCGCCCAGCCGCAAGCGTCATTCACAGAGCCCTCGTCGTACCcgcctgtcgccgccggctacCCTgctccgcagcagcagtttcagcagcagcagcaacaccagcagcaacacgcTCAGCCTCATCTGGGTCACGGACATCCCGTCACCATCTTGCAACGGCCCCAGGCGCACCAGCATGCGAAGCTCCCAACAACCTCGGAGAAACTGcccacgccgcagccgcagccgcaaccgcagcacgcgcagcgccagccagctcctACCCAGCCCATGCAGATCCTTCAGAACCCGAACCGCATCTCAACCGATGCCGCCCGCATGGGCGTCCATGGacaccagcccagccgctcTCAGGGCTCGCTGCAGGGGATCCAGCAGGCCCTCCACGCGCACCCTCATCTGATGCAGATGTCGGAGGACGAGAAAGTCGCTTTCCTAGACCAAGAAACGAAGCGTGCCAAGCGGAACCACAAGATCTGGCTCCTGTCCAAGGATAACGGGCTCATGACTCCCCAGGACAAGAACTTCATCACCCGCATCCAGCTTCAACAGCTCGTTTCTGCCACGGGCAATGTCGAGCAAGGGGGCGACGCTCTCTCTGAAGACTTCTACTACCAGGTCTACAGCCACATCCGAGCTGGCCAGCGTCAGaaccccagccagccgctcAGCAACTTTGCCCAGACGTACCTGTTCCAAACGGGCAGCCGCCATGGCATGCGGAGACacgggcggcccgccgaAAACCACATCCAGCGCATGGAGCAGCAGGTCCAGCGCGCGGTGGAGGCCGCCAAGAACAAGCCCAAAAACCcgcagctcgtcatcgcgGGCAGCCTGGGCAAGATTTCCTTCAGCAACGCCAAGACGCCCAAGCCGCTGCTCAACATCAAGCGCACCGAGAGCGAGTCGACCCGACCCAGCAACGGCAAGAAGTCGCCACCACAGAGCGGACTTGACCGCAAGAGCATTCTTCGCAATGTCGAAAAGGTCTACGAGACGCTCATGAAGATAGAGGACCACGTACGCCTACTGCCGCCCCCGCTCACCGGTCAACCCGACCCCGTGCTGGAGGAGAAGCATAAGGAATGGAGtgccatcctcgacgcctACAACGCCAAGCTATGGAACGAACTCAAGGTCCACGAGCCCATCGGTGCCACCGTGCTGCACCCGTTCATCGCCTTCCTCTCTTGCGCCAAGGGAAAGAAGGCAATCCCTCGCATCTTTCCGCACCTCAGCTTTGAGCAGCGGACCACCATTTTGACCATGATTGTCTACCATCTCGACCAGCTGGACGTTgtcgacggggccgccgtcgacaacggAGAGCACCTCAACTCGCGTATGCGAGAGAATATTGAGCTGTTCATCTCTACCGTCATGCCTTCGTTGATGCAGTACTTCAACGATACTGGACTGGATATTGTGGACGGGCTCCTCAACCTGCTTGCCACGAAGCTGAACATTGACCTGATTGCCCGGACCAGAATTGGAGTGTCCATGCTCACCCTGATTTTGagccgcgccgtgctgctgaAGCAGACTGGCGCGGGTAGCCCCGAGCAGTGGGAGAAGTG GGACCAAACATTCGAGATTCTGTTCAGCAAGCTCGAGCCTTCGCTGCCGTACATGTTCCCCGGCAGCGTCAACGCCGGCGTTGACGTTTACGTGTGGCAGCTCCTGGCCGCCATGGGAGTCACTGCTACGCACGACCAACAGAcgcggctggtgctggccgtcaaggaccgcgtcctcgacacCGTATCGCTGGCCAAGACGCTCCCAcctgccatggcggcggagcgccTCGGCAGTGTCAATCTGTTTATGCGTTCTATCGGCCTGGACGTGGAGCTGCTTCAGTAG
- the TMN2 gene encoding Transmembrane 9 super member 2 (TransMembrane:9 (n6-17c24/25o272-294i346-373o385-405i417-441o453-476i508-531o537-564i576-595o607-636i)~SECRETED:SignalP(1-24~SECRETED:cutsite=ASA-FY~SECRETED:prob=0.9257)~BUSCO:EOG09261FH7~COG:U~EggNog:ENOG503NVFB) — translation MYFRDAAPAALFAALLAAPQLASAFYLPGVAPTSYKPGDRVPLNVNSIKPVAALQDYRLHSVISYDYYHPAFQFCQPKDGPEYVSESLGSILFGDRIMTSPFELYMGKNETCKPLCKATYPEKMREFVIERIEQGYSLNWLVDGLPAGQKIQDDLTGTTFYSPGFMLGGFLGEDIEDEEIFFNNHYEIWIEYHEVSGDPNQLRVVGVVVQPGSKDYPGEADCGDNHGPVLFKSGEKDQEVQFSYSVYWKKSDTAWATRWDKYLHVFDPKIHWFWLIDTAIIVVILVLTVMSILVRTLKKDITRYNRLDQINLDDLSGTSALEDGVQEDSGWKLVHGDVFRTPSRPLLLSVLLGNGAQLFVMTGTTIVFALLGFLSPSNRGSLGTIMILLYTLLGFVGGYASARVYKALQGEQWKLNIALTPLLVPGIVFSAFFLLDIFLWAKGSSGAVPFTTMLVIIGIWFVISIPLSVAGSWLGFRSRQIEAPVRTNQIPRQIPPCTTYLKPIPSMLIVGLLPFGAIFVELYFIMSSIWFSRIYYMFGFLFLCYGLMIVVCAAVTVLMTYFLLCSENYNWQWRSFLAAGTSGVYIFLNCLLYLVTKVKLATMAGTVLYIGYSALISFLFFILAGSIGYFASWWFVRKIYSSIKID, via the exons ATGTATTttcgagacgctgcgcctGCGGCGCTCTtcgcggcgctcctcgccgcgccgcagctcgcCTCCGCCTTCTACCTGCCAGGCGTCGCACCGACCTCCTACAAGCCTGGGGATCGCGTTCCGCTCAATGTCAACAGTatcaagcccgtcgccgcgctgcaggACTACCGTTTGCACTCGGTCATCTCGTACGACTACTACCACCCAGCGTTCCAGTTCTGTCAACCAAAGGATGGGCCCGAATATGTCTCGGAGAGTTTGGGGAGCATCCTCTTTGGCGACAGGATCATGACGTCGCCTTTTGAGCTGTATATGGGCAAGAACGAGACGTGTAAGCCGTTGTGCAAGGCGACGTACCCAGAGAAAATGAGAGAATTCGTCATCGAGAGGATCGAGCAGGGCTACAGCCTCAACTGGCTTGTGGATGGCTTGCCCGCCGGGCAGAAGATTCAGGATGATCTGACCGGCACCACCTTCTATAGCCCCGGCTTTATGCTCGGTGGCTTCCTTGGTGAGGACATTGAGGATGAGGAGATCTTTTTCAACAATCACTACGAGATCTGGATCGAATACCACGAGGTCAGCGGCGACCCGAACCAGCTTCGCGTagttggcgtcgtcgttcaACCCGGGTCCAAGGACTACCCTGGCGAAGCTGATTGTGGCGACAACCACGGCCCCGTCCTCTTCAAGTCGGGCGAGAAGGACCAGGAGGTGCAGTTCAGCTACAGCGTCTACTGGAAAAAGTCGGACACGGCCTGGGCCACTCGTTGGGACAAGTACCTGCACGTCTTTGACCCCAAGATCCACTGGTTCTGGCTGATAGACACGGCCATtatcgtcgtcatccttgTCCTCACCGTCATGTCAATCCTGGTCAGGACGCTCAAAAAGGACATTACCCGCTATAACCGCCTGGACCAGATCAACCTCGACGATCTCAGCGGAACCtccgcgctcgaggacggcgtgcAGGAAGACTCGGGCTGGAAGCTGGTCCATGGCGATGTCTTTCGCACGCCTTCGCGCCCGCTTCTCCTCTCCGTGCTTCTGGGCAATGGCGCACAGCTCTTTGTCATGAccggcaccaccatcgtCTTTGCCCTCCTCGGCTTCCTCTCGCCGTCGAATCGCGGCTCTCTGGGCACAATCATGATCCTACTTTACACCCTtctcggcttcgtcggcggctaTGCCTCTGCCCGCGTGTACAAGGCCCTGCAGGGCGAGCAGTGGAAGCTCAACATCGCGCTCACCCCTCTGTTGGTTCCCGGCATCGTCTTTTCCGCCTTCTTCCTGTTGGACATTTTCCTGTGGGCCAAGGGGTCGTCAGGCGCGGTGCCCTTTACCACGATGCTCGTCATCATTGGCATCTGGTTCGTCATCTCGATTCCTCTTTCCGTGGCCGGCTCGTGGCTCGGTTTCCGCAGTCGGCAGATCGAGGCACCCGTCCGCACCAACCAGATCCCGCGACAGATCCCCCCTTGCACGACGTACCTGAAGCCCATTCCGAGCatgctcatcgtcggcctgctgccgTTTGGTGCCATTTTCGTGGAGCTCTACTTCATCATGAGCTCCATCTGGTTCAGTCGCATTTACTACATGTTTggcttcctcttcctctgctACGGCCTCATGATTGTCGtttgcgccgccgtcaccgtccttATGACCTACTTCCTGCTCTGCTCCGAGAACTACAACTGGCAGTGGCGCTcgttcctcgccgccggcaccagcggcgTCTACATCTTCCTCAACTGCCTACTGTACCTGGTGACCAAGGTGAAGctcgccaccatggccggcaCCGTGCTGTACATTGGCTATAGCGCGCTCATTTCCTTTTTGTTCTTTATTCTTGCTG GCTCCATTGGCTATTTTGCCAGCTGGTGGTTCGTTCGCAAGATTTACTCTTCCATCAAGATCGACTAA
- a CDS encoding uncharacterized protein (EggNog:ENOG503NYD2~COG:K), translated as MPTAAAPKAVDTNDTADSSSDPITASYQVFLNPALPLGRRLLVLQHPNRTDDAPRPPPTEMRVKAHSGMVEVDMPLDTGVAYDREKGLKWGRTLNASMATKNGGSHGLAGGFGFGAVQQRGPGRKKGDAAAAGADDEDQYLDWNDAVRQDKVLRTQTLGGQYPDTNEVQYMVGVFQGKDLHLTPVSSLVHLRPQLHHIDATTQQERNAAAAASKDAGAGGASSTAARAIHMTIKATGDGDAVTTETMADRLRYVQSEPWRKMRYTDENEEAAWEVYNESLFLRPKADDAQPTAAAAVHGKDAQAQQQPPLEDAVPRFGAKWADKQLLEAVSGIVKPDPPEPEPPVVKAEPKGKHPEVAPDEARRPKGRTTRGGGTAGAAPRRGGRAKASTSKTTVNID; from the exons atgcccacagccgcagcccccaaggccgtcgacacaaacgacacggccgactcgtcctcggacCCCATCACGGCGTCGTATCAGGTCTTCCTCAacccggcgctgccgctcggCCGGCGACTTCTCGTCTTGCAGCACCCGAACCGTACCGAtgacgcgccgcgcccgccgcccaccgagATGCGCGTCAAGGCCCACTCGGGCAtggtcgaggtcgacatGCCCCTCGACACGGGCGTCGCCTACGATCGCGAGAAGGGCCTCAAGTGGGGGCGCACACTCAacgcctccatggccaccaagaacggcggcagccacggcctcgccggcggcttcggcttcggcgccgtccagcagcgagggcccggccgcaagaagggcgacgccgcggccgccggcgcagacgacgaggaccagTACCTCGACTGGAACGACGCCGTGAGGCAGGACAAGGTCCTGCGCACGCAgaccctcggcggccagtaCCCCGACACCAACGAGGTGCAGTACATGGTCGGCGTCTTTCAAGGCA AGGATCTCCATCTTACACCCGTCTCCTCGCTCGTCCACCTCCGCCCGCAGCTACATCACATCGACGCCACCACGCAACAGGagcgcaacgccgccgccgccgcctccaaagacgccggtgccggcggcgcctcctccactgctgcgcgcgccatCCACATGACCATCAAGGccaccggcgacggcgacgccgtcacAACCGAGACCATGGCCGACCGCCTGCGCTACGTCCAGAGCGAGCCTTGGCGCAAGATGCGCTACACGGACGAAAACGAGGAGGCTGCCTGGGAGGTGTACAACGAGAGCCTCTTCCTCAGGCcaaaggccgacgacgcccagcccacagccgccgccgccgtgcacggcaaggacgcccaagcacagcagcagccgcccctcgaggacgcggtgCCGAGGTTCGGTGCCAAATGGGCCGAcaagcagctgctcgaggccgtcagcggcatcgtcaagccCGACCCCCCCGAGCCGGAACCCCCGGTCGTGAAGGCGGAGCCCAAGGGTAAGCATCCCGAAGTTGCCCCCGATGAGGCCAGAAGGCCAAAGGGCAGGACGacgcgaggcggaggcacggcaggcgccgccccccgaAGGGGTGGTCGGGCAAAAGCATCGACGTCCAAGACCACCGTCAACATTGACTGA
- a CDS encoding uncharacterized protein (EggNog:ENOG503NY27~COG:A~BUSCO:EOG09263C4C), whose amino-acid sequence MAAPTTLPALLGSLTQSLSLAQEATPKIAEIEHPKDGISLLDVKNELLLSYLQNLVFLILLKLRNAKSAAGSTDLDDSVRAKLVELRLYLEKGARPLEEKLRFSIERFLRTAEDTQRDQQMNGKKTSKGAHSGSESGSDDEDEDDSDEGDNDAAQDRRPSHSRRPGRAAAPNLHTLVDDVTARPTERDDGPSGIYRPPKRDRAVMETTRARDKSDGRRPQRSHTMEEFVNSELSAAPMVEPSIGTTIVQGGRKMKTAQERKDEDERREYEETNLVRLPKLSKKDRAKKNKEAGRSARMQFGGEEWRDLGEGVDRIDRLTKRKGPAGGSVRALLDKSRKRGFDTSDGPRGSGHGPEIGERFQKKVRVMEGGRRDRGKRR is encoded by the coding sequence atggccgcaCCGACGACCCTGCCGGCCCTTCTGGGCTCTCTGACTCAGTCGCTGTCGCTCGCCCAAGAAGCGACCCCGAAGATCGCCGAGATCGAGCACCCCAAGGACGGCATTTCCCTACTAGACGTCAAGaacgagctgctgctctcctACCTCCAGAATCTCGTCTTTCTCATCCTTCTCAAGCTACGCAATGCCAAGTCGGCCGCGGGCAGCACCGATCTGGATGACTCCGTCCGTGCTAAGCTCGTCGAGCTACGCCTCTACCTGGAGAAGGGGGCGCGGCCCCTCGAAGAGAAGCTACGCTTTTCCATTGAGCGCTTTTTGCGGACCGCCGAGGACACACAGCGCGATCAGCAGATGAATGGCAAGAAAACCTCGAAAGGGGCTCACTCAGGTTCAGAGTCCGggtcggacgacgaggacgaagacgactcCGACGAGGGGGATAATGATGCCGCCCAGGACCGCCGACCCAGCCACTcacgccgccctggccgagcagCCGCACCCAACCTCCATActctcgtcgacgacgtgacGGCCCGCCCGACTGAGCGCGACGATGGCCCCTCGGGCATCTACCGGCCACCGAAGCGCGACCGCGCGGTCATGGAGACTactcgcgcgcgcgacaagtccgacggccgccggccacagCGCTCTCACACCATGGAGGAGTTTGTCAACTCGGAGCTGTCCGCCGCGCCCATGGTCGAGCCTAGTATTGGTACGACCATCGTCCAGGGCGGACGCaagatgaagacggcgcaggagcgcaaggacgaggacgagcgccgcgagtACGAAGAGACCAATCTCGTGCGCCTCCCCAAGCTCAGCAAGAAGGACCGCGCAAAGAAGAACAAGGAGGCCGGTCGCAGTGCCCGTATGCAattcggcggcgaggagtgGCGCGAtcttggcgagggcgtcgaccgCATCGACCGCCTCACCAAGCGCAAGGGGcccgctggcggcagcgtacgcgccctgctcgacaagAGTCGCAAGCGCGGCTTCGACACGTCCGACGGgccgaggggcagcggccatggcccggaGATTGGGGAGCGGTTCCAGAAGAAGGTCAGGGTCATGgaaggcggccggcgggACAGGGGAAAGCGGAGGTAG